In one window of Coregonus clupeaformis isolate EN_2021a unplaced genomic scaffold, ASM2061545v1 scaf3115, whole genome shotgun sequence DNA:
- the LOC123489652 gene encoding PCI domain-containing protein 2-like — protein MFAVTLDLRIFANNAEQQLLRKGKGKLGDMLEKAAEQLMGCFRVCASDNRAGIDDSKKWGMLFLINQLFKIYFKINKLHLCKPLIRAIDSSNLKDDYSMAQRVTYKYYVGRKAMFDSDYKPAEEYLSFSFQHCHRSSQRNKRMILIYLLPVKMLLGHMPNHQLLRKYDLMQFADVTKAVSEGNLLLLNEALAKHETFFIRCGIFLILEKLKIITYRNLFKKVYQLLKTHQLPLDAFLVALKMMQVEEVDIDEVQCILANLICEGHIKGYISHQHQKLVISKANPFPLLSSSSLIYKQLQS, from the exons ATGTTCGCTGTTACGCTGGACTTACGGATATTTGCCAATAAT GCGGAGCAGCAGCTCCTGAGGAAGGGAAAAGGCAAGCTGGGAGACATGCTGGAGAAAGCTGCTGAACAACTGATGGGCTGTTTCAGAGTGTGTGCCAGCGACAA TCGGGCTGGTATTGACGACTCCAAGAAGTGGGGGATGTTGTTTCTCATCAATCAGCTCTTCAAGATATACTTCAAG ATCAACAAGCTACACCTGTGTAAGCCACTGATCCGGGCCATCGACAGCTCCAACCTGAAGGATGATTACAGTATGGCCCAGAGAGTCACCTACAAATACTACGTAGGCCGTAAGGCCATGTTCGACAGCGACTACAAACCAGCCGAGGAGTACCTGTCCTTCTCCTTCCAGCACTGCCACCGCTCCAGCCAGAGGAACAAACGCATGATCCTCATCTACCTACTGCCTGTCAAGATGTTGCTG GGTCACATGCCTAATCACCAGCTGCTCAGGAAGTATGACCTCATGCAGTTTGCCGACGTCACGAAAGCTGTGAG TGAGGGcaacctgctgctgctgaacgAGGCCTTGGCCAAGCACGAGACCTTCTTCATCCGCTGTGGCATCTTCCTCATCCTCGAGAAGCTCAAGATCATCACCTACCGGAACCTCTTCAAGAAAGT GTACCAGCTGCTGAAGACTCACCAGTTACCCCTAGATGCCTTCCTGGTAGCTCTAAAAATGATGCAGGTGGAAGAGGTGGACATTGACGAGGTGCAGTGTATCCTGGCCAACCTAATCTGTGAG GGTCACATCAAGGGCTACATCTCTCACCAGCACCAGAAACTGGTCATCAGCAAGGCCAATCCATTCCCCCTGCTGTCATCATCTTCCCTAATCTAC AAACAACTTCAATCTTGA